A stretch of DNA from Anopheles ziemanni chromosome 3, idAnoZiCoDA_A2_x.2, whole genome shotgun sequence:
TGATTAATGAATCCACCCGATCGACCGACCGGTGGCGGTCCAGTggacgaaggaaggaaaacaaacgaggCTTCCGGATGCGCTGGTGACAGGTTTTAACCCTCCCGGCAGGTCAACATACGCGAGGGCAGGTTTTTTCCCCGGCGTATTCCATTAACTTCCGAGACCGGTCCTAAAAGGCGGCCCTCCGCTGTAACGCTAACACATTGACCAGTTTTTCCGACCACCCTTTAGGGCATCGGAGTATCAGCTTGCATTCGAGCCAGGCTGCGGCCTCCATGATAGGCGCGAAGGTTAAGATGTTGGAAAACCCCACCGAAGCCCACATACACGCATCAACGCCACGTTCGGTCACGCTCTGCTTAGCGCACAGATTCGCCCGGTCTCGGGCGGACGCGTCGCAATAAATTGTACAACATTTCCCAAGCCACATTTCATTAACGAGCCAAAACGGACGGAGGCTTTCCTTCGCACCGTACGCCCGCCACTGTCATTGGTGGGATATTGCTTGGCTGCAGACACCGCCGGGAGGGAAACCCTTGGCTTCGCTTGGCCCCAGACGGTGGCCATTCGGTGGCAAAACGATGACGGACAAATGAGTTTGACTGATTTATGGCGGAGCGGATGAACTGGATTTTGCGCGACGAGGCTGAAGGGGGTGCGGGCTCGGAATCGTGCACTGTTGCAAGCATTAACACGGTTGTCTGATGGGGCATGAGGCATCAAAACTACCCATAAAAATGTGTTAGTTTAATAAAGAGAAGTTTAGTTTACAATATGCAGtactttaattaatttcagcTGAACCATTCCTTTTTAGCATTTATGCCAAACAACGTCTTTTTCATAAAGGAAAATAGGTAAACAAAGAGTCTCTGCATATCTCTCTCGTACGTTGAATCGAAATGCGAAAATGAAATGCCAAAATTCCATAAATCATCATCGAACGAAAAAGACTTCAACGCTGGTGCACACGGGGAACCCTGGAGTGACCCCTTCGTTCGGCTTCGGTCGTGCCAAACGAACGTTCTTCTGCTGTGCGCTTATGGTTTCTAGTAGCGGAGGAAAGCGAAAAAGCAGACAACAAAAAGAATTAAGAAAGAAAGATAGCGAATGAACTGACAAAACCACGAAAGCCTTTCGTTGCTTACTTTGTGTGTGAGTTATTtaatctttcgtttttttgatgCCGCTTCAAAATTCATTTGGCCCAACCGTTTCAGCTTGCATGATTCGAAATAATTCGCACAAAGGCCTATGTGTTGCGTTCCCCCCACCCCTCGTACCACATGGTGATACCGACGGAACTTTAGCGAAATGTTTCTCACGATCACGCCAACCAAAACCCCCGTTCCGGATGGACCCCGGAAAGGTGGATTGTCTTCGAACGTGAGCAGCAAAAAAACTACCCCACTCTACCCGCGGGGTTAAAGTTCTTCTCCCGTAGATCGAACCCGCGATCCCGGGGGCTCGGTTTGGGTTCGAAACGATTTTTCGATGCCTTTTTGAATTCGGCAACTTGACCCACATTCGACTGCTTGGAGTCCCGGTTGGAGGCTGGTCGGAAACTTCGGGCCCGATGCCGGAACCGTGTTGACCTTTTAATGTGCTTTCCGAACACCCTGCCCATCCCCGTCTCGCCCAGCGTCGGCGCTGACTTGGAGGATCACCTCCGGGCGaaatatgatgatgatgatgatgatgatgactgcGACATGCAGCCCAGTGTATCGTGTGTTgatcattttgtttattccctctttctctctcccaccCCGGACCGGCTTTGTTTACCTGTACATGGCCTGCCTTGCCGAAAATATGTGCGTGCCCACGTTTTTGCCTTCCGGGGTTCGGGGACCTCGGTTAGCCCGAAACCCACCCGGTCAAAATTGGTCATTAAAGTCAACTGAGAAACAAACCATAAAAACCGCCCGATAGCAAAGCCGCCCGAAATGTAGGGTGTTCTCCTCACCTCCCAATTCCACTTCCCtgtatttttgaaatttttattttccaccaatttAAATTCTGTCCCCAGACCGGCCCGAGCAGGGTTGCATAGGGATTGGTTGGCCGTAAACTACGAGTTGAACTACGAGCTGACAAAAAAGGGCCGAACCGCATAAACCATCCCCATCGGCGGAAGGGATTAAGGAAGGAGCCTCACAGATGGGGattttaaatcataaaaaaagcaTCGCCGCAGGGGGAATTAAATTAATGAGTTGCTCTGCGCTGGATAAACTTTTCTTTAATGCTGCTATCGGTGGAAATAAATCGAACACTTTGGACGGTCGAATAAAAAGCGAAATCTTTTCTTTAACCTACCGACCATCGTTTACGATCTTCCCCCGGTGAACCTTATAGATTTTTCTATCCCCCCGAGCCCATTCCGCCGTATCGGGTTCCAAAGTTTCGCAGAGAAATCGAGCCGGTAAACAAAACATCCACCCATCAAGCCGGACTAAACATGGCTTAATTGAaataatgtgtttattttaattttcgccCATCATTCACATGCAACGTGCGGAATGTTTCCTTCTCCTACTGCCACCCGATTTACATACCGGCTCCTAACGGtttcgaaaaagaaagcgaATAGGTTCCTCGACCAGATCGCGCCTTGCACCGCTTTCCTACCCCTCCTACCCGGGCCGGCGCCACCGAAAAAACCGAACCCAACCCACATCCCAAGACGGACATTTTCtaacgcgcgcgcgctcgtggaatatttatgaaCGGCGACACTTTTTGCTGCGCGCGAACGTTTATTTGTGTCCATTCTTCGCGAAGATTAAAAATAGCTCCGCTCACCGAAAAACTTGTTTGGCAAGGAGCTCTTCTAGCGATTTGCTTCTCTTCTCTTCAGCGCGACGTTATTTTGTTGTAGTCAAATGACTTTGTCGCCACATGATGGTgacattaataaaaaatgtgGTACGTTGACATCAACATATTCCTCCCGAAAGGTCAGCACCCCGATTGGCAAAGGTCAGGCTGGGTTTCGGGCAGAAGATGTTGGAAATTTTGAGGAAGAATAACGCTTTGATGCAACGCCTCCCCTGTGCGGGAGTTGGCTCATCGTTTGTTGGGAAACTTTAAAAGTGAACCGCAAGTAATATCAACTTTTGAAGTGACAAAAAGGTAGCTTGTTTTCCAATTTCGTAAGCTCTCATTCAACCAACcacaaatttcaaattttaaaccCAGCCATGTGCATACTTTAATCGGTTACTTGGGCACGACGGACGAACGAAGATGTCGGCAATTAGCCTCCAGTCACCTCAAAACCTACAACGCACGGCACGGATTGAGCGCCTCATGCCAGATGCTCACGAATCGTTCATCGAAATTATTagtgcacacatacacacacacgctgtgCAGCTGCTGCACCGACGATCAATCGATCGCGCTCCGTGGAAGCAGCCCCAGATGAAaaccgggaggaaaaacacctCGTCGTGGAGCGGGCCCGGAAAAAATGGTAACATACTTAAACGTACCGTCCCGGGGCCGGTCGGCATAGCGCGAAgtcgagaaaaacatattccaTAAACATAACAATTAGCACACCAGCCCAAAAACCTGCATAGCAACGGACCGCCATATGGGGCCGACGGGCAAACGAGAGCACAACACACACCATCCTGGTCGTCCTCCTCCAGTaccagcatcaccatcatcttcttcatcatcatcatcatcatcatcgagagcaacaacaacatcatttAGCATCATTATCGTTCGAGCTGCACGGGAGGTACGCATGCCTCGGGCGAAGAAAGCATAGCGAACGAATCGGAAGACGGAAATCTCAAGAAGAAAAGTGGGGTTGCGTGCAGcaggtacacacacacacacacggaaacACGGACACGATCAACGATCGAGCATCATCAAACGCGATCGGAGGAAAAATGCGCCCCGCGCTCTTGAATGACAATCGTGGACGCAATTCGTTCTACATCGGTGCAGGTGTGAATGGAAAATCCATTGACAGTACGTTTACCTcgggttttatatttttcttttcgtccaACACTGGCGACGGTCAGCGAAACattgttcaaatatttttacaacccATATCAAAAGTCATTCATGTTTCTACATGCTAATTTGGCGCCCAAAGAAATCCGTTTTTAACATAAAATGCAGATTAAAATGCGAATCTGCAACATTATCGTCCTGTACGAGAGGCTAAGTCCGCGCTGTGGAATGCGCgacaaaaaatcgaaacggagAGCCCGCTTTTCCGGGAGAGACTGAGAGGATCGCAAACTCAACCAAATCCTTGCAATCCTCGGCACGATCGGTTCAGCAAAACGCTGAAGACGGACCGATCTGCTCCGACTCTTTTCCCCATCGTTTGTTGTCACATCCTCCTTCTCTCTTGCGAACTACACCACGAACCTTTTTCACACTCAACTgtgtgtctctctctctctctctctctctctctctctctctctctccatcgCTGTTTCTCGCGATTCGTCAAACCTCGCGCAGATCGCGTCTCTCGGTCGCGACTCGTGCCCCGCGAACGCACGCCTCGGAAGTGTGTTAGCAGGTCTCGCGAGTAAcggtattttttgttgttgttgtttactttCGCCCTCCTCTTTGCGCCCCGTTCGCTGCCGTTtgcgtgcgtatgtgtgtgtgtctgttgatGCCAGAGACCCGTTTTCAAGTGCGGTCAAGTTGTGCGAGGAACCGTGGAAGCGCGAGGGGAGTACgtgattttgaaaaaatgatgggagacaaaaaataaaagcttcCAGCCAACGCGTAGGCTGTGGGGAACCGCACGAAAGACTTGCGCGGCAGTAACAGTGACGAACCCGTTTTAACCAGCACAAAATCTTTTTTGGGCAGAAGATAAAATCCTaaatttttatacattttattttgaaaattttgcttTATGATTTGAAGAATAATTACTGAAACTTGGAAGTGTTCgctaatgaatttatttaaaagtagaaaaaaaaactaaaactaaataCGTCTAATAAAAATTCCTCGATCGAGCATAATGTgtcaaatttacattttaacgaAATCCTTTACAAATACGTGTGACTGTTTTAGATGCTTCCCCTCGGAAGTCGACAGTTTCATCCGTGAACTTGCACTGCTGTCACAGTTTGGTAAGgtcacacgcattcaaccagacatccattttccagccaCCATTTGGCGGATCTTGCCTCCGGTGGGCAGGTGGGACTGGGACGCGAAACCGGAAGGAGAAAAAGCACAATGAATGTCGGCAAAATTCTTCATCCATACTGGCCGTCGGAATCGGATTGAAAGCGAATTTTCCCGTTTCCCGCCGTCCGTGCCGAACATTTCCACCGTTCCGGATGGacccttttcccttcccccttcgcctacacacacacacacacacacacatactgtACAGTACTGGCAGTGTGCTACCGACACGCTCCCCTGGAGGCGAATTTGTTTCCCGTTTCCCACCGTTGCCTGGCCCGACGGTGCCGCGGCGGAGCGGCGAATGGAAAAACCCGAACGTGGAAAATAGGTCAATCGGCGACGGCGAATGGCCATTGCCGCGAATCGCATCGGCCTCGGGAGAGGGGCGGAAAGAGAACCATAATAATGCTTTAGGAATGCTTCGCAGACCAGCACCAACACTACGCAGACGGTGGAGTCGATTTTATGGAATGGCGTCCCGATGGGACGTTAGTAGGGAGAGTGTTTCTTTGCCCGTACCTCTTGGTTTCTCCGATGCCGCCACGAGATCagtcagttttctttttttcatttccccaTTCTTCTTTCGATCCCAGTGTTGCTACACTCATTAGAACGTGCATCGGTTCGGCCCCTGCCTTTGCTCCTTCGTGTGCCGACGAACGTCATTATTTTCGTAATTATTTGTTggcagttttcgattttcatttCCTGTGGGCGCACGGAATTTTACCCGGCGGCGGTCAGTCGACGACTTTCGCTATCGCTAAGCAGCAATATCCAAAGTAAAGCCTAGGATTACTAGTAtaattacttattttattGTCTTTTACCGTTTCGTTAACTGGTTTTTAAAACAGCAAAAAGGGGAAGATACCTTAAATCTGAAAACatataatttataatttcatttacGATTTATGAGATGTCTTTGAAGTCATACAGCAATGTTCAAAAAtccaaataaaaagaaacaaactaaaaccaaaGTTGCTAGGACCAGCTTTCTTGTGATTCAAATGGAATCAATATACTTCAGTCACATCCCGACCGAATCAATCAACACGAATGCGAAGGCAGCGCGAATCACATTAACAGCTTTCTGCGCTAGCTTCCCCATTTTTCGTCCGGTCAACATAAGAATGAAGGgctaagaaggaaaaaaccagCACGTACAAATCACCACCCTGCGCAAAAGCGTACACACATGAAACGGAATCGCAAACAAATCCACGCGAATAAATTCCCAATCCATCAACGCGAGCCCAAGACAAATCACTTCGGCCGACGAGGTGACAGTGACGCAGTGGGAGCACTCCATCAACCCCCCCTCTTCCCCTTGGGGGTAACAGGGAGGGTTGCTCGCGAAGCCAACGGACACCATTGTCCCGTTGCACACCGGTGGATTCGAAAAAACGGGAcgcttttgtttggtttcgcttGTTTGACGTTCGGATATATGGTGTTTGCTTAACCACGCGACGACAAACGTTACTTCCTTCATCTTCAGCGCGACACTTGCTCGGCGCAGCGTGCGAAGGCACATCTTCAAGCCTGCGCTTCGTCAACCTCGGAGCTGGGGTTGCGTTTTTGGTGTCGCATGCAAATGAGCGACACTTTAGCAATACGCACGCGCGCCCTCATATGCATCCCCGGGCGGGCGGCGGGGAAAAGAATGGGACCCGTAGAAAGGCCAAACAGACGTACACAAACTCATGTGATGTTCCCCATCGGAATCGGGAATCGGACCAACAGCAGCGGCGGTGGTTGTAAAGTGCAACGATAGGTCACGCGGGTtgggaaacaaacgaaacgaacgaaacgaacgagcGCATCGTGTCGTCATATGCGGAATGCGTTTAGAAGCGCACGCCAATGTGGAGGGCACTGGCGCCCGGCACGAACGGGTCGTCCACAAACCTACATTCGTTTCTGGGTTAATAAAACGCCGCGCCACCCGAGCGTTCCACgggaaaacactttccagtgGCAGACGACAGAATTTATTCCCACTCGTCCCAAACACTTCCTACTAATCCGACCGTGACTTGAGCCGGCTGAGGGGTTCAATCGGGACGTTGTCGCCATTACGGGTGCCGAATCGGTGCCACACCAAGCTGTGACAGCTGTCACCGAAATGGTGTGACGGTACGCACTTCTGAAATTTAGAGGAAATTAGAAAAAAGGGGGAATTCTGGGATCCACGTTTTCCATTACGTTCGCTGCTCATTCCAGCGATCTGTCATGCGTGAGGAGCATTGTTTGCGGTGTTAAAATGTGTGTAATCTCCAACAAGAACAAACCCGACGGCAGGGGTCAGCCTGCAAGCGGGAGAGAATTGCATTGGCAGGTATAACAAGCGCGGGACGCGTTTTGGTGGGATTTATGTACTCGACCTACTTACCCGCCAGCTAAACTCTCCCCGGGGATCGATAGTATTCTGTAGTGCAcggttgttttaaatattctaaTGCGTACGACAAACAATGGCACAGACTCCTCCTCCGCCAGCGCCGTTCCGTTTGGTTCCGAAAAGCAACGTAAATAATGACCAAAAAGCAACAAGCTCCATCTGATGGGAATTTTGAACACGCAGTCATCCCAGGAAAAAGCAAACTTCAcgaataatttgtttaaacattGTTCAACCCTCAGGCTGGTAACAACGAAGGCCCGGTTGATGGATTTAGGTTGTTTTATTAGTAGTATCATGTTCATTTGCATTTCTAAAAGCATCGAAAACATGCCAAACGATCAGTAAGTATGTAATTCGATAGTTTGCTTATGATGCATTTCTACTATTCTACTCTAATTTGCTTAGATCAACCGTAGCAGTACAATTTAGACATGTTTTCCCCAAGTATATGTACATCTTTAACTAAGTGTGTCCCTTCATTTTCTGTCGTTTGGTGTCGTACACAGGTTTGGAGTTATGCGTGAGCAGCCACGGAGGACACTGACGGAGGATTTTCAACACGTCGTTTGTTCCTGTCACACGCGCCGGGCCTAGGCTGGAGCCCAGGGGCGATACCTTACACGCGTGGACGCAGGAAGGGGCCTTCTTCTGGGGCCGAACGGAGGAGCAACCGGAGCGACGGAAGGCCGGTTGCTTGCGGAAGGTGAAGTCCTGTAGGGAAGCGAATAGAAACAACACACGATAGCGAGAGAGAATCAAGGGAGATAGAGAGTGacagagcgagagaaagagagagagaagcatCCTTTCCACCCCGATGCACCTCGATAGTATGGTCAACTGCAAGATGGGCTCGCAGAACGATTCGGCCGAGGTGGAGAGTCTGCTGATGAGCTCCTGCTGGAACCAGTCGAGCAGCGTGGCGGACCAGTACCTGCTCGACGGGCACAAGCTGCTGCTCGAGGCCGAGCTCGACTCGCTGCCGAGCGACGGCGAGACGCAGAAGAGCTCGATGGACGTGCTGGAGAACCTGCTCCTGAGCTCGTCCGCTTCCATCAGCAGCAATGGCGGTGGCCATccgaacggtggtggtggtggcggtggaggaggcGGAGGTGGAGGCGGTGGAGGCGGAGGTCTCGGGGGAGACGTGAAGCCGCTGCCATCGTTCACCTCCTTCAACACCGGCCACCTGTCGATCAACGGGATCTCGGGCTATCACTATACAGCGATCGCGCAGCGGCTACCGGAGGAGAACAACAACTACACGCAGAACTCGTACACGCCGAGTGGGAACGGAGGGCACCTGGGAGGTGCCAGTGGGACGACAAATGGGACCGGAGGAGGTGGAGCTGGCAGCAACGGCAGCTCGCAGAACAACTCCGGCGCCAACGGGGGAGCCGGAAGTGACAACAACATCGTGTCGTCGACGTCCACCTGCCTGCCGGACTCGGTGCTGAACCCAGACGGGACCGACCCGGGCAGTggaggcggcggcggtggtggtggaggtggaggtggcggAGGAGGACCCTGCAGCTTGCAGAACGTGAAGCTGTTCGCCGACGGGTCGATCGACGGTGGCAAGATCTACAGTGCGCCCGCTGACAGCTGCGTCATGAACGGCGCGGACTCGGTGTCCGGCGCGCGGATATTCGTCGACACGAAGGAGCTGTCCGAGTACGACATGAGCTCGATCGAGGACATCGCGGCCATCATCGGGTCGGCGATCGCGGACACGACCGTGCCGAGCAGCAAGGTGGAGAAGGAGGACGGCAACGACACGCGCGACTCGTGGATGGACCTGGACGCGTGGATCGAGGGCACGTGCACGGGCGTGCAGGACGGCAAGCTGATCGTGACGCAGCAGGACTCGCTGAGCGAGTACATTCTGCCGACCTCGCCGGTGCACACGTCCTCCGGCACGACCTCGACGCTGCAGAGCCTGCTGACGCACGGCTATATGCCGCTGCTGCAGAACCGGCTGCAGAATGGGCCGCCGATCAAGCTGGAAGCGCCAAGCTCGACGTCCTACTGCGGCGAGCTCATCTCGACCTCCACTAGTCCACCGGGGTCGGTCGTCTCGACCTCCACCGACAACCTCATCCTCAACGGACGGTACCTGCAgagccaccaccatcagcatcaccatcagGCCGGCGGCCACCACGGGCCGCACTTTGGCCTGGGAGCGCTCGGTGGGGGACTCAAACCGGACGGCCTGTGCAGTCCGGAGCTGGGCCTCAGCAACTTCCCGCacacgaccaccaccacctccaactCGTCCTCGTCCGCCTCAAGCGCCAGCAACTCCCCGACGACACCAAAAAGTAAGCGACGGGCGCACAGCAAGTCGCAGcagtcgaagcagcagcagcaggcaccTCCAGGCGTAGGACTTTGTCCATCGCCAGCGACAACCCTCTCcgggcagcagcaccagcagcagcagcagcagtcgttACAACAGCATCACCAGCATCAACATccacaccagcagcaccagcaacaccagcagcaacagcagcaccagcagcagctcaaCGCACAGTCGCAGCAGGCGGCGGCCCTCAGCTTCCAGGCGGCGAACGATCTCAGCGGACTCCTCGGCAAGGAGAAACCGGTGCACCGGTGTAACATCTGCAACCGGGGCTTCCTGAACAAGAGCAACATCAAGGTGCACCTGCGGACGCACACCGGCGAGAAACCGTTCCGGTGCGAGGTCTGCGCGAAGGCGTTCCGCCAGAAGGCCCACCTCATCAAGCACCAGCAGATCCACAAGCGGATCGGGCGCGATTGACCGCTGGAGGCGGTGACCGACGGGCCCGAGGGCTTGGTGGACTCGTACGCCGGCTACGAGCCGGGCGAGGAGTACCACGAGCCCGACGACCTGGACCACGACCAGCAGTCCAGTCTCGCCAGTCACCGCCAGTACCACCGGTCACCGTTTGTTCCGGCGTTCGTTTGAGGAACCTCCCAGGATCCCGCTGGATCTGTGCTGGGCCGAGTTCTCCTCTTTTCCCAACTCCAGGACAAACGTGAGTTTGACGTGCGGTAGCATATAACAAAGATACAGAGTAACACGCGTACCTCAGGAGATTAGTAAACTAGTGCTGGATGTGGCTGGCtgacccacacacacacacaccgccacACGGTGACACAGTGTTTGTGCTGTGCACATCATAGACGGCCTTCCGAAAACTATTTATTTGAGCCCCCCAGAACGCATCCTTGGATACGCGGGACTTTCTTGGGGGGCGTTGGATGTTTGGAGCTAGGCCGATTCTGTATTATTAACATTACTTACTACAACCACCCATCCATTCGCGGACCAATGTTCCCTGGCATTGGTTAACGTTAGAGTCTTCCGATGTATCTTGTAGTAAGCAACCAGATCGGGTTCAGAGCGTTAGGCAAAAGCGGTCGATCTAACATGCATAAGCTTAGAACAAAGGTACGCTACGCGATGTTAAGCTAGATATTTATTCCTTACTAAATCGCTGCGGCATTGGCGCACCGTACGCCGTTATGTACGCATCGATCCCTTAGGTTACTTGGGTAGGTTTTTAGGGTTCGTTTAGACTAAGCGGAGCTCGACTCCGATGAGGACCACCACCAGGAGTTGGGGAGTGAGTGGTGATAGAATGTTACATACGTCCCATTAGTGTTAGACCACCGTACCCCATTGGATGTCAGATATACTCTTACAAATTACTCTTATACCAAGGTCAAGGTTGCGGCGAGGTGTCGCCCGATGTGgctgaaaaacaaatgtgttattgttattagttttttggtttgtttcaaAAGTTACTTCCCAACTTTCCCCATCCCGATCCAACGTTGGTTTCTATCCAGTACGTCCCACTCTTCCTAGAGCTATATTACCCAGCTTCCTTGGCTTCCGAGTTTACGGAGTACGTTCTAAGTAAGCGCTAGTTAGAGGTTAATGATCCGGTACCTTCCGTTTGTAGAGATATTTGTATAAAGCCGCAGCATCTTTGAGCAACAAATCAACACTGTCTTCCTTGTAGCAAAGGTGCGAGTAGTAAAACAAATTAGTGCGGTACCGACAGCTATGAACAAACACATTGTACAGTCGACAGCTAAGAGGTTGAAAAAAGTCAGAATAAAATGATGACCACAGAGAAACAAGCAAGGTGGTAAACTGAACTGGTTGTTTTGTTAAAGTCATCGATTCTTCGGGCGCCATACACGTAAACTAACTGTCTAATAGGATTCGGAAACGTACTACCATTGCAACCCCAGCTGTTAGTGTGCGGGTTTAATACTCCAGGCTGTATAGAGTGCAGTCATTGCCGGATGCACACGCAAAGGATGCATtgagaaaagagaaacaaaaacacaaataaacaaataaacaattcaCACTAACATTTGTATGATTGATAGAGAAAGGGATAGATTAATAcaaaggagaagaagaagcagaaaagtGGTGGGTTTAGAGGAAGAGAAAACATATGTGCAATTTTTAACTTTAATCATATCCACTCCTTTGGAATAGGTGTGTTAATATGTACCGTTAATTACTTATAAAACTCCTCGGCCTGTGCTTCATTCctcttctttttccctttacGTGTTTGATTTGTAGGTTCATTTGAATCtgatacaaaaaaatatggtTTATAGTTTAAAAACATCACCTTATTGTGAGATAGTTTTCCCTATCTTCCCTTTCTCGGTTGTCGACTGCTTCACTTTCTAATGTTATCGTAATGTTATCGAT
This window harbors:
- the LOC131288022 gene encoding ichor encodes the protein MHLDSMVNCKMGSQNDSAEVESLLMSSCWNQSSSVADQYLLDGHKLLLEAELDSLPSDGETQKSSMDVLENLLLSSSASISSNGGGHPNGGGGGGGGGGGGGGGGGGLGGDVKPLPSFTSFNTGHLSINGISGYHYTAIAQRLPEENNNYTQNSYTPSGNGGHLGGASGTTNGTGGGGAGSNGSSQNNSGANGGAGSDNNIVSSTSTCLPDSVLNPDGTDPGSGGGPCSLQNVKLFADGSIDGGKIYSAPADSCVMNGADSVSGARIFVDTKELSEYDMSSIEDIAAIIGSAIADTTVPSSKVEKEDGNDTRDSWMDLDAWIEGTCTGVQDGKLIVTQQDSLSEYILPTSPVHTSSGTTSTLQSLLTHGYMPLLQNRLQNGPPIKLEAPSSTSYCGELISTSTSPPGSVVSTSTDNLILNGRYLQSHHHQHHHQAGGHHGPHFGLGALGGGLKPDGLCSPELGLSNFPHTTTTTSNSSSSASSASNSPTTPKSKRRAHSKSQQSKQQQQAPPGVGLCPSPATTLSGQQHQQQQQQSLQQHHQHQHPHQQHQQHQQQQQHQQQLNAQSQQAAALSFQAANDLSGLLGKEKPVHRCNICNRGFLNKSNIKVHLRTHTGEKPFRCEVCAKAFRQKAHLIKHQQIHKRIGRD